A single genomic interval of Vibrio maritimus harbors:
- a CDS encoding glutamine synthetase family protein, translating into MEPIQLGHEKLTIERFIEQHPDVTSLDLILFDMNGVVRGKRVPITQLNKVLEQGICLPASVFALDICGETVEETGLGFEKGDGDRICRMVASSLTTTPWQENSAQAIVTMFEPTSNQPFFADPRHVLEVQLEKFASKGLKPCIAVELEFYLQDLEPDEAGNPQPPLMPISGERMTQTQVYSLEELDEFKAFLDEIISACEEQNIPAENITAEYAPGQFEVNLKHTDDVLLACDQAMLLKRVVRAVAKKHGFYANFMAKPYTEYAGNGCHVHISLRDETGTNVFGEDESVLLNAIAGVLAHLEDSMAIFAPNANSYRRLQPNMFVPLHATWGWDNRTVAVRVPASGQSDKRIEHRLSGADVNPYLTVAVLLASILDGIENKLTPPEPIEGDATLLELPMLPISWDMSLHEFANSQFMKRSFGEEFCKVYLANKKHEQARFSAQVSPLEYQWYK; encoded by the coding sequence ATCGAACCAATTCAACTTGGTCACGAAAAGCTTACAATTGAACGATTTATTGAACAGCATCCAGACGTCACCAGCTTGGATTTGATCCTGTTCGATATGAACGGTGTTGTTCGTGGCAAGCGTGTCCCCATCACCCAACTCAACAAAGTTTTGGAACAAGGTATTTGTCTACCCGCTTCGGTATTCGCCCTGGATATTTGTGGCGAGACGGTAGAAGAAACCGGACTGGGTTTTGAAAAAGGCGACGGTGATAGGATCTGCCGAATGGTGGCAAGCTCACTCACTACCACGCCGTGGCAAGAGAACAGCGCGCAAGCGATTGTGACTATGTTTGAACCAACCTCAAATCAACCATTTTTTGCCGATCCAAGACACGTACTCGAAGTTCAGCTAGAAAAATTTGCCAGTAAAGGACTCAAACCTTGCATCGCAGTTGAGCTTGAGTTCTATCTACAAGACCTTGAACCCGACGAAGCAGGCAACCCACAACCACCATTGATGCCAATCAGTGGTGAACGCATGACACAAACTCAAGTCTATTCCCTAGAAGAGCTCGACGAGTTCAAAGCCTTCCTCGATGAGATCATCAGCGCCTGTGAAGAGCAAAATATCCCAGCTGAGAACATCACAGCCGAATATGCCCCTGGGCAGTTCGAGGTTAACCTAAAGCATACTGATGATGTTCTACTCGCTTGTGACCAAGCCATGCTGTTAAAGCGCGTGGTTCGAGCGGTCGCCAAAAAACACGGCTTCTACGCCAACTTTATGGCCAAACCTTACACCGAATACGCAGGCAACGGCTGTCACGTGCATATCAGTTTGCGAGATGAAACAGGAACCAATGTCTTTGGTGAAGATGAGAGCGTTCTTCTCAATGCGATTGCGGGCGTACTAGCACACCTTGAAGATAGTATGGCGATCTTCGCGCCTAACGCTAACTCTTATCGAAGGCTACAGCCTAATATGTTCGTGCCGTTGCACGCGACTTGGGGCTGGGATAATCGAACCGTAGCGGTTCGAGTACCTGCAAGTGGTCAATCAGACAAACGTATCGAGCATCGACTCTCTGGTGCCGACGTAAACCCCTACCTCACTGTCGCAGTGTTGCTCGCGTCTATTCTCGACGGCATCGAAAACAAACTCACTCCACCAGAGCCAATTGAAGGCGATGCAACATTGCTCGAGCTCCCAATGCTGCCTATCTCTTGGGATATGTCACTGCATGAGTTTGCCAACAGCCAGTTTATGAAACGTAGCTTTGGTGAGGAGTTCTGTAAGGTTTACCTCGCAAACAAAAAACATGAGCAAGCTCGCTTCTCGGCGCAAGTCTCGCCATTAGAATATCAGTGGTACAAGTAA
- a CDS encoding LysR family transcriptional regulator, whose amino-acid sequence MPRASFDQLSAFVAVAEQGSFSKAARTLNKDRSTLHRQVSELEIDWGIELFERSGKFPRLTEQGASLVRPSKFIIYQMNALETATDSLFQGEQTSLSICHDASISSSAIKKIDQEIRKRHPMTTINWLSRSRDIALNHLIDGSADFSITLNQGAVLPDTGVSFINLGYPAFDYYVHRNSPLAKSKNLSLAEVQLHRQFVLEDLQQSQFGQQTLISSKISSASDPSVLLDLLETEGFSLLPKHLLGVREDEFVSLDVDFAVQSGHFGYVLLYPASAITKPLQQDCIDAVSNWFKQVCAPEKASY is encoded by the coding sequence ATGCCGAGAGCGTCATTTGACCAACTGAGTGCCTTTGTGGCGGTTGCTGAACAAGGCTCATTTAGCAAAGCGGCAAGAACGTTAAATAAAGATCGTTCTACTCTGCATCGACAAGTATCAGAACTCGAGATCGATTGGGGAATAGAACTGTTTGAGCGAAGCGGGAAATTCCCTAGATTGACAGAGCAGGGAGCAAGCTTAGTCCGTCCATCTAAGTTCATTATTTATCAAATGAACGCACTAGAGACGGCAACTGATAGCTTGTTTCAGGGTGAACAGACGAGCCTTTCAATCTGTCATGATGCCTCTATTTCAAGCTCAGCGATAAAGAAAATTGATCAAGAAATTCGAAAGCGCCACCCAATGACAACGATTAACTGGCTCTCTCGTTCGCGAGATATCGCTTTGAATCACCTCATCGATGGCAGTGCGGATTTTTCTATCACACTTAATCAAGGAGCGGTTCTCCCAGATACCGGTGTCAGTTTCATTAATCTTGGCTACCCTGCCTTCGATTATTACGTCCACAGAAACTCCCCACTAGCCAAAAGTAAAAACTTATCGTTAGCAGAAGTTCAACTCCATCGGCAGTTTGTGTTGGAGGACTTGCAGCAATCTCAGTTTGGGCAACAAACACTTATATCATCGAAGATTAGCTCGGCAAGCGACCCATCTGTGTTGCTAGATCTATTAGAAACAGAAGGATTTAGTTTGTTACCCAAACACCTTCTCGGAGTTAGAGAGGACGAGTTTGTATCACTAGACGTTGATTTTGCGGTTCAGTCTGGTCACTTTGGCTATGTACTACTTTATCCAGCGAGTGCAATTACAAAACCTCTTCAACAAGATTGTATTGATGCTGTCAGCAACTGGTTTAAACAGGTTTGTGCTCCTGAAAAGGCAAGCTACTAG
- a CDS encoding linear amide C-N hydrolase produces the protein MKTLKSKSVLALAAAISIGTISATAEACSRILWETEDHGVFVSRTMDWMEENQPTIEVRHAGQSYKGHNSDNGKTWTSKYASIGMTLYGIGLVDGFNEAGFSANGLFLDEESTGDLESGAEQISNAVFVAYLLDNYSTVEEALQNIHDLEIQRFEHNGHSMRGHYSIQDQSGDSAVLEFLDGGWKIYRGKQYDVMTNSPTFKEHLANWEQAKPTTTDVIDGEYPIPGNINSAQRFIWNKYMKSQLKEPTSYVNGLAKLDSVTYKIPLDAANRPDAEGVMRGYATIYSVGYNLDQKVMQVRYQYGDAYTHFMVDFDKLNNGKNYSIKADRADLFGDVTDQVSERIGVMSHYLIN, from the coding sequence ATGAAAACTCTTAAAAGCAAATCTGTGTTAGCCCTAGCCGCAGCCATTTCTATAGGAACAATCAGTGCGACGGCGGAAGCATGCTCTCGCATCCTTTGGGAGACCGAAGATCACGGTGTATTTGTCAGTCGCACCATGGATTGGATGGAAGAGAACCAGCCAACAATCGAAGTTCGTCATGCAGGTCAAAGCTACAAAGGTCATAACTCGGACAATGGTAAAACGTGGACGTCTAAATATGCATCTATCGGAATGACGTTGTATGGCATTGGCCTTGTTGATGGTTTTAATGAAGCGGGTTTCTCGGCGAATGGCCTGTTTTTAGATGAAGAGTCAACCGGTGACTTAGAAAGTGGCGCAGAGCAGATCTCCAATGCCGTATTTGTAGCGTACTTACTCGACAACTACTCGACAGTAGAGGAAGCGCTGCAAAATATTCATGATCTAGAGATCCAACGCTTTGAGCACAACGGTCACTCAATGCGTGGACACTATTCAATTCAGGATCAAAGCGGCGATTCTGCCGTGCTCGAGTTTCTTGATGGTGGGTGGAAAATCTATCGCGGTAAGCAGTATGACGTGATGACAAACAGCCCAACATTTAAGGAACACCTTGCCAACTGGGAACAAGCCAAGCCGACAACGACAGATGTGATTGATGGTGAATACCCAATCCCTGGAAACATCAACTCAGCTCAGCGATTTATCTGGAACAAATACATGAAATCGCAACTAAAAGAGCCGACAAGTTATGTAAATGGCCTAGCAAAACTAGATAGCGTCACGTACAAAATCCCGTTGGATGCGGCAAATCGTCCAGATGCCGAAGGTGTGATGCGCGGTTACGCTACCATTTATTCGGTGGGTTACAACCTAGACCAGAAAGTAATGCAGGTTCGCTATCAATATGGCGACGCATACACCCATTTCATGGTTGACTTCGACAAGCTAAACAACGGCAAAAACTACAGCATCAAGGCGGACAGGGCTGACCTATTTGGTGATGTCACAGACCAAGTTTCAGAACGTATCGGTGTCATGTCTCACTACCTGATCAACTAA
- a CDS encoding hemolysin family protein: MSLLENLSIIMALILISCFFSMSEISLAAARKIRLRQLADDGDQRATLVLGLQTHPGNFFTVVQIGLNAVAIMGGIVGESAFTPYIAAMLSNWIPATWVAQTSFVLSFTLVTSLFILFADLMPKRIAMAMPETVALALVKPLVVCILILKPFVLVFNGLATLIFRLLRVPAERDDDITSDDIYAVMDAGAEAGVLDTNEQQMMESVFQMQSIPITSAMTPREDIAFLSLSDDESMLKRKIADNPHHKFLVCDGQLDAIKGFVNSTELLIRLINEQTLDLKSSSVVQSCPIIPDTLSLSEALEYFKSNRVDFAVVMNEYALVLGVVTFNDLQSAAMGSWVLAEGEEQIVARDEHSWLVDGVTPITDVMRTLQIDELPHSQNYETIAGFMMFMLKKIPRRTDSVVFSGYKFEVVDIDDYKVDQLLVTRVDNKGGEKEFVGSKSS, encoded by the coding sequence ATGAGTCTACTTGAAAACCTCTCCATTATTATGGCGCTGATATTAATCAGCTGCTTTTTTTCGATGTCAGAAATCTCATTGGCTGCGGCGCGCAAAATTCGTTTACGGCAACTTGCAGACGATGGTGATCAACGAGCGACTTTGGTGCTTGGGTTGCAAACGCACCCAGGTAATTTCTTCACGGTTGTGCAAATTGGCCTAAACGCAGTAGCTATTATGGGCGGCATTGTCGGGGAATCAGCGTTCACCCCTTATATCGCCGCAATGCTTAGCAATTGGATTCCAGCAACATGGGTGGCGCAAACGAGCTTTGTGCTCTCTTTTACCTTGGTTACCAGCCTGTTTATTCTGTTTGCTGACCTTATGCCAAAACGCATCGCCATGGCGATGCCAGAGACCGTCGCTTTGGCGTTGGTAAAGCCTCTAGTGGTTTGCATACTCATCCTTAAACCCTTCGTACTTGTGTTTAATGGTTTGGCGACACTGATTTTTCGTTTGCTACGCGTGCCTGCTGAGCGCGATGATGACATCACTAGTGATGATATTTATGCGGTTATGGATGCAGGCGCCGAAGCGGGCGTATTGGATACCAACGAGCAACAAATGATGGAAAGCGTATTTCAGATGCAATCTATCCCGATTACTTCTGCCATGACGCCACGCGAAGACATCGCTTTTCTCTCACTTAGTGATGATGAATCGATGCTCAAACGCAAAATAGCTGACAACCCTCATCACAAGTTCTTAGTGTGTGACGGGCAGCTTGATGCGATCAAAGGATTTGTTAACTCAACCGAGCTGTTGATTCGCCTTATTAATGAACAGACGTTGGATTTGAAAAGCAGCAGTGTGGTGCAAAGCTGCCCGATCATTCCCGATACATTAAGCTTGTCCGAAGCGCTAGAGTATTTCAAATCTAACCGCGTAGATTTCGCCGTTGTGATGAACGAATACGCGCTAGTGCTTGGCGTTGTAACGTTTAATGACTTACAAAGCGCAGCAATGGGTAGTTGGGTGTTAGCAGAAGGCGAGGAGCAGATAGTCGCCCGTGATGAGCATTCTTGGTTAGTCGATGGTGTCACGCCTATTACGGATGTTATGCGCACACTGCAAATTGATGAACTGCCGCATTCGCAAAACTATGAAACCATCGCTGGTTTTATGATGTTTATGTTGAAGAAAATTCCTCGTCGTACTGATTCTGTGGTTTTCTCAGGGTATAAGTTTGAGGTAGTTGATATTGATGATTATAAAGTGGATCAGTTGTTGGTGACGCGTGTTGATAATAAAGGCGGTGAAAAGGAATTTGTAGGGTCAAAAAGCAGTTAG
- a CDS encoding Gfo/Idh/MocA family protein, which produces MIKWGVIGPGRIAHNFAKGISVTKDAVIHAVASRNQQRAQRFADEYQISTVYGDYQALTQDPDIDTIYIATPHAFHYEQALMCLNAGKPVMCEKALTMTAKQSEHLREVSVEKGLFIMEAFWSKFLPVWDQIQIWKQQIGPIKLVQSNFCFKAERNYSDRLFDPAQGGGALHDIGIYNIALSNYVFDQLPLNWRITGEVGETGVEESVSAILEYENGASATFTCSFNINTPNTMIIFGENGRIEVAEPFFGAEKATLVTDKDTEIFEAPHLGAGFEYQIAEAMECLRQNKIQSDKHPMKATIDTLRIIEEMRKKLDVE; this is translated from the coding sequence ATGATCAAATGGGGTGTGATAGGGCCGGGTAGGATTGCCCACAATTTTGCTAAAGGGATCAGTGTTACCAAAGACGCTGTTATCCACGCCGTAGCAAGCAGAAACCAACAGCGGGCCCAGCGGTTTGCGGATGAGTATCAAATATCGACTGTTTACGGAGATTATCAAGCGTTAACACAAGATCCCGATATCGATACTATCTACATCGCGACGCCTCACGCCTTTCATTATGAGCAAGCCTTGATGTGCTTGAATGCCGGTAAACCAGTCATGTGCGAAAAAGCACTCACAATGACTGCCAAGCAGTCTGAGCATCTGCGCGAGGTCTCTGTCGAGAAAGGCCTATTTATCATGGAGGCTTTTTGGTCTAAGTTCCTTCCTGTCTGGGATCAAATCCAAATCTGGAAGCAGCAAATAGGACCAATAAAACTCGTCCAATCGAACTTCTGCTTTAAAGCTGAGCGTAACTACAGTGACCGCCTCTTTGACCCCGCGCAGGGAGGAGGAGCACTGCATGACATTGGTATCTACAACATCGCACTATCTAATTACGTCTTCGATCAACTGCCTCTAAACTGGCGAATCACAGGTGAAGTAGGGGAAACGGGAGTCGAAGAAAGTGTCTCGGCGATTCTCGAATATGAAAATGGCGCTAGTGCCACGTTTACTTGTAGTTTCAATATCAACACTCCAAACACCATGATTATATTCGGCGAAAACGGACGAATCGAAGTCGCGGAGCCTTTTTTCGGCGCAGAGAAAGCGACGCTCGTTACTGACAAGGACACCGAAATATTCGAAGCACCGCACTTAGGTGCCGGCTTTGAGTATCAAATCGCGGAGGCGATGGAGTGTCTAAGACAAAACAAAATCCAGAGTGATAAGCATCCAATGAAAGCGACGATTGATACTTTACGTATCATTGAAGAAATGCGTAAAAAGCTCGACGTTGAGTAA
- a CDS encoding GNAT family N-acetyltransferase, whose translation MRARQLITDSQLRAMQQNDLPAVKSIIDANEMFPSEYLDEMTSEYFSGDSQEVWTVAENEKAGIVAVAFCSPERMTEGTWNLLMIAVLPDYQGVGIGKAMMQHAESQVKGQEARILLVETSGLPEYEKTREFYPKCGYKPVAVIPDYYDAGDDKVVFWKSFQD comes from the coding sequence ATGAGAGCCAGACAATTGATTACCGATAGCCAACTTCGTGCAATGCAACAAAACGATCTACCAGCAGTTAAATCCATCATAGATGCGAATGAAATGTTTCCCTCTGAATATCTCGATGAAATGACGTCCGAGTATTTCTCTGGTGACTCTCAAGAAGTTTGGACGGTTGCAGAGAATGAGAAGGCGGGCATTGTTGCTGTTGCTTTTTGTTCCCCAGAAAGAATGACCGAGGGAACATGGAACCTGCTCATGATTGCAGTACTGCCTGATTATCAAGGTGTTGGTATCGGTAAAGCGATGATGCAACATGCTGAGAGTCAGGTTAAGGGCCAAGAGGCTCGTATTTTGTTAGTCGAGACATCAGGGCTTCCGGAGTATGAAAAGACGAGGGAGTTTTATCCCAAGTGCGGATATAAGCCAGTCGCGGTCATACCTGATTACTATGACGCAGGTGATGATAAGGTGGTTTTCTGGAAGTCGTTTCAGGATTAA
- a CDS encoding glutamine synthetase family protein: METIRKWIEENRITEVECLIPDITGNARGKIMPAKKFLREGGMRLPEVVFFQTVTGDWPDDESMIDLTEKDMTLEPDQNTIRFVPWTKEPTAQVIHDCYTVEGNPVDISPRAVLRRVLSLYEKEGWHPVVAPELEFFLVQKNLDWDYPLEPPIGRNGRPETARQSFSIDAVNEFDPIFEDMYDYCEAQGLDVDTLVHESGAAQMELNFDHGEPLDRADQVFLFKRTVREAALRHDVYATFMAKPMEDEPGSAMHIHQSLVDDKGKNLFANEDGSNSELFMNYIGGMQKYTPAAIAFFAPNVNSYRRLVFGDSAPTNVAWGEDNRTVGLRVPVSDRDSRRLENRYAGADANPYLAMALTLACGYLGMKEKLTPTEKSTGDMTTEPYSLPHNLEDALVLLENSDELREILGDRFVSAYVAIKRKEYKTFFQVISSWEREFLLLNV, translated from the coding sequence ATGGAAACGATTAGGAAATGGATAGAAGAGAACCGTATTACTGAAGTTGAGTGTTTGATCCCGGATATCACGGGCAACGCTCGAGGCAAAATTATGCCAGCGAAAAAATTCCTTCGAGAAGGGGGCATGCGTCTTCCCGAAGTGGTTTTTTTCCAGACCGTGACCGGCGATTGGCCAGACGATGAAAGTATGATCGACCTGACCGAGAAGGACATGACTCTGGAGCCCGACCAAAACACAATTCGATTTGTACCTTGGACCAAAGAGCCCACGGCGCAAGTGATCCACGACTGCTACACCGTAGAGGGTAACCCAGTCGATATCTCACCACGTGCTGTGTTACGCCGTGTGTTGAGTCTTTACGAGAAAGAAGGCTGGCACCCAGTTGTCGCGCCAGAGCTGGAGTTTTTCCTCGTTCAGAAAAACCTTGATTGGGACTACCCACTTGAGCCACCAATTGGTCGCAATGGTCGCCCAGAAACAGCAAGACAGTCATTCAGTATCGATGCGGTTAACGAGTTCGATCCTATTTTCGAAGACATGTACGACTACTGCGAAGCGCAGGGTTTGGATGTAGACACTCTAGTCCATGAGTCTGGCGCAGCCCAGATGGAGCTTAATTTTGACCACGGCGAGCCACTAGACCGAGCAGACCAGGTTTTCCTATTCAAACGCACGGTACGTGAAGCAGCGCTACGACACGATGTGTACGCGACCTTTATGGCAAAACCGATGGAAGATGAGCCCGGCAGTGCCATGCACATTCACCAAAGCCTAGTTGATGACAAAGGTAAAAACCTATTCGCCAACGAAGATGGCTCAAACAGCGAACTGTTCATGAACTACATCGGTGGCATGCAGAAATACACGCCAGCAGCGATCGCGTTCTTTGCTCCAAACGTGAACTCGTACCGCCGTTTGGTGTTTGGTGATTCAGCGCCAACTAACGTCGCTTGGGGTGAAGACAACCGCACTGTTGGTCTTCGTGTTCCAGTATCTGACCGCGATTCAAGACGTTTAGAAAACCGCTACGCGGGCGCAGATGCTAACCCATATCTGGCGATGGCTTTGACCTTAGCGTGTGGCTACCTTGGCATGAAAGAAAAACTCACGCCAACGGAGAAGAGCACAGGCGACATGACGACTGAACCATACTCGCTTCCTCATAATCTAGAGGATGCATTGGTTCTGCTAGAGAACAGCGATGAATTACGCGAAATCCTAGGCGATCGATTTGTATCGGCTTATGTGGCAATCAAACGCAAGGAGTACAAAACCTTCTTCCAAGTCATCAGTTCTTGGGAGCGAGAATTCTTACTTTTAAACGTGTAA
- a CDS encoding NAD(P)/FAD-dependent oxidoreductase has product MKVKHTDSYYAASRNQQFDFPKLMGDHVADVCVIGSGITGATAALELANKGFKVIVLEANRVGWGASGRSGGQAIFGWASEQDTLEKLVGKSDARKLWDISVEALALTKSNINKYNIDCDWRDGMVHVGVKPRHDKELKAWYDDLTENYGYESLEMWDQEKTHHHIASQKYTSGMFDSNSGHLHPLNYTLGLVNAAKQAGAEFYEESAVTKIEHGDPATLFTKNGTVKANHVILACNAYMDGLETKLENKVMPVGTYICATEPLGEDVTGALMKDHIAACDINFVLDYFRCSGDHRMLFGGRVSYSGVAPFNLEKAMRGRMVDIFPQLSDAKIDYAWGGNVAITMNRAPHFGRLKPNVYFAQGFSGHGIAATGMAGTLMAECVATTAERFAIFDKIPHMPFPGGRLFKTPALVLAMSYYRVRDIL; this is encoded by the coding sequence ATGAAAGTGAAGCACACAGACTCTTATTACGCGGCATCGCGAAATCAGCAATTCGATTTTCCTAAACTGATGGGAGATCATGTTGCCGACGTCTGTGTTATTGGCTCCGGCATCACCGGAGCCACCGCCGCACTCGAACTTGCCAACAAAGGCTTTAAAGTAATTGTCCTTGAAGCCAATCGTGTTGGCTGGGGCGCTTCTGGAAGAAGTGGTGGTCAAGCCATCTTTGGTTGGGCATCCGAGCAAGACACCTTAGAAAAGCTGGTCGGCAAATCCGATGCAAGAAAGCTCTGGGACATTTCCGTTGAAGCGTTAGCGCTGACCAAATCCAACATCAACAAGTACAACATTGATTGTGATTGGCGAGATGGCATGGTGCATGTCGGTGTTAAGCCTCGCCACGATAAAGAGCTTAAAGCTTGGTATGACGATCTCACCGAAAACTACGGCTATGAATCGCTCGAGATGTGGGATCAAGAAAAGACGCATCACCACATCGCAAGCCAAAAATACACATCTGGTATGTTCGATAGCAACAGCGGCCATCTGCATCCACTCAATTACACGCTTGGCTTGGTAAACGCTGCCAAACAGGCTGGCGCAGAGTTTTATGAAGAAAGTGCAGTGACCAAAATCGAGCATGGTGACCCAGCTACCCTATTTACTAAAAACGGCACAGTGAAGGCGAATCACGTCATCCTCGCTTGTAACGCCTATATGGATGGTTTAGAGACCAAGTTAGAGAACAAAGTGATGCCTGTTGGCACCTATATTTGTGCCACCGAGCCTTTGGGTGAAGACGTTACTGGCGCTTTAATGAAAGATCATATCGCCGCTTGTGACATCAACTTTGTCTTAGATTACTTCCGCTGCTCCGGCGATCACAGGATGCTATTTGGCGGACGAGTCAGCTACTCTGGCGTGGCACCGTTTAATCTCGAAAAAGCGATGCGTGGACGCATGGTGGATATATTCCCTCAACTCTCAGATGCAAAAATCGATTATGCCTGGGGCGGGAATGTCGCCATCACCATGAACCGCGCGCCCCACTTTGGGCGTCTAAAACCCAATGTCTACTTTGCACAAGGTTTTTCCGGTCACGGCATTGCGGCAACGGGGATGGCAGGTACACTAATGGCAGAGTGCGTTGCCACAACGGCAGAGCGCTTCGCGATTTTTGATAAGATCCCGCATATGCCGTTCCCGGGAGGAAGATTGTTTAAGACTCCAGCATTGGTGTTGGCGATGTCCTACTATCGAGTAAGAGACATTCTTTAG